The Acomys russatus chromosome 3, mAcoRus1.1, whole genome shotgun sequence genome has a window encoding:
- the Gprin1 gene encoding G protein-regulated inducer of neurite outgrowth 1, whose amino-acid sequence MRDCCSSPKANPAPPRHTLDQSLDMDSRHSSPSGAGAGASCSESPASSLAYPSATCSPLPETVKAHGALTSEASEMTLVGKSEPMSSAEAALTTSEDRNPVFLEKMDSNSLKQTDSTSVGKEEAGSSRKEGSVLMGEADPVTCGKREPGTMGRMDCIAPKKEDTGSLGREDAVCSGKVDTVSPGVEGPGSLRNVEPISSGKVDPRKEDPMYSRREQPGSTGERDHVPLGKKDKEPPEKADPISTKKADPGASGKLSPGSLSKTELLSSGTVAPGTSKKVNPVYSGRADPVAVGETEALSSAKEGPRFPGKIDPASSGEGGSVSVKKTETVSSEQHEGVFPEKMNPTSVNSTEPSGNVDPASLKNVELVSPVKPEHLSSGQAERVSLVKTETLSSGKEDPRSSKRADHTTVTGNIKTSPKGNPESSGKTDPVSSSSGDARPLGTWGSLSAAKAEAVTEGKGDPQSLEKSPTSPSEKADPLTVSQAVCASQGKAETGKVVPISSGKTALVCPGKVDFMALERAEGIPEPKAPEKRNPGNSTRVDTRASGSAEPTSEVKVPQLPSATSPGKVEAPSLQKEQPQLSGKMDPSGKADPTAAVEPVSLGKADSASPSSRKAEPQTSVKTAPLAPEKVVSSFRQPDGTPCSSAQLRGDGRSVGALPEPEPSASTSQKDLAAAAAQKSPRAEGTAPPPGPRTRDNFTKAPSWDAGAPPPREDAGTQAGAQACVSVAVSPMSPQDGAGGPAFSFQAAPRAPSPAPRPPSRRDAGLQVSLGAAETRSVATGPMTPQTAAPPVFPEVRVRPGSVLAAAIAPQEAAEPVRDVSWDEKGMTWEVYGASMEVEVLGMAIQKHLERQIEEHGRQGAPAPPPAAIRAGPGRAGSVRTAPAEGAAKRPPGLFRALLQSVRRPRCCSRAGPTAE is encoded by the coding sequence ATGAGGGACTGCTGCTCCTCCCCAAAGGCCAACCCTGCACCCCCAAGGCATACTCTTGACCAAAGCCTAGACATGGACTCCAGACACAGCAGTCccagtggggctggggctggggcctcCTGCTCTGAAAGCCCTGCCTCAAGTTTGGCCTACCCCTCTGCTACCTGCAGCCCACTCCCAGAGACAGTGAAGGCACATGGAGCCTTGACCTCGGAGGCCTCTGAAATGACATTGGTTGGGAAGTCGGAGCCTATGTCCTCAGCAGAAGCTGCCCTCACAACCTCAGAGGACAGAAACCCCGTGTTCTTAGAGAAGATGGATTCCAACTCCTTGAAGCAGACAGATTCTACTTCTGTGGGAAAGGAAGAGGCTGGGTCCTCGAGGAAGGAAGGGTCTGTGTTGATGGGAGAGGCAGACCCTGTGACCTGTGGAAAGAGGGAGCCTGGGACTATGGGAAGAATGGATTGCATAGCTCCAAAGAAGGAAGACACTGGGTCCTTGGGAAGAGAAGATGCAGTGTGCTCTGGCAAAGTGGATACAGTGTCCCCAGGAGTGGAAGGTCCTGGGTCTTTAAGAAATGTAGAGCCTATATCCTCAGGCAAAGTGGACCCAAGAAAGGAGGACCCCATGTATTCCAGAAGAGAGCAACCTGGATCGACAGGTGAAAGAGATCATGTGCCTTTGGGGAAAAAAGATAAGGAACCCCCAGAAAAGGCAGATCCTATATCCACAAAAAAGGCAGATCCTGGGGCCTCGGGAAAGCTAAGTCCAGGATCACTAAGCAAGACAGAGCTTCTATCCTCAGGAACAGTGGCTCCCGGGACCTCCAAAAAGGTGAATCCTGTGTACTCTGGGAGGGCAGATCCTGTAGCTGTGGGGGAAACAGAGGCTTTGTCCTCAGCAAAAGAGGGCCCTCGGTTCCCTGGAAAGATAGACCCTGCCTCCTCAGGAGAGGGTGGTTCTGTGTCTGTGAAAAAGACGGAAACAGTATCTTCTGAGCAGCATGAAGGTGTGTTTCCAGAAAAGATGAATCCCACATCTGTGAATAGTACAGAGCCTTCAGGCAATGTGGACCCAGCTTCCTTAAAAAATGTAGAACTTGTATCCCCAGTGAAACCAGAACACTTGTCTTCTGGGCAGGCAGAACGTGTGTCCTTGGTAAAAACAGAAACCCTATCCTCAGGAAAAGAGGACCCAAGGTCCTCTAAAAGGGCGGATCACACTACTGTCACAGGAAACATAAAAACATCCCCAAAAGGGAATCCCGAGTCTTCAGGAAAGACAGACCCCGTGTCTTCAAGTTCAGGAGATGCCAGGCCTCTAGGGACTTGGGGGTCCCTGTCTGCGGCAAAAGCTGAGGCAGTGACCGAAGGGAAAGGAGACCCACAGTCCTTGGAGAAGAGTCCTACATCCCCTTCAGAGAAAGCTGATCCTCTCACTGTCAGCCAGGCGGTCTGTGCAAGCCAGGGAAAGGCAGAAACTGGAAAAGTGGTCCCAATAAGTTCAGGAAAAACAGCTTTGGTGTGCCCGGGGAAGGTGGATTTCATGGCCTTGGAAAGAGCAGAAGGCATTCCAGAGCCGAAGGCTCCAGAGAAAAGGAATCCTGGGAACTCAACAAGAGTGGACACCAGAGCCTCAGGCAGTGCTGAGCCCACATCTGAGGTCAAGGTGCCACAGCTTCCCAGTGCCACATCCCCGGGAAAGGTGGAGGCTCCGTCTTTGCAAAAAGAGCAGCCACAGTTGTCTGGGAAGATGGATCCCTCAGGAAAAGCCGACCCCACCGCGGCTGTGGAGCCAGTGTCCCTGGGGAAGGCAGACTCTGCATCTCCATCTTCTAGAAAAGCAGAGCCTCAGACCTCAGTAAAGACTGCCCCTCTGGCTCCGGAGAAGGTCGTGTCCTCTTTCAGGCAACCAGATGGTACACCCTGCAGCTCAGCCCAGCTTCGGGGAGATGGCAGGAGCGTAGGAGCCCTGCCAGAGCCAGAGCCCTCTGCCAGCACCAGCCAGAAAGACCTAGCGGCAGCGGCGGCTCAGAAGAGCCCCCGCGCGGAGGGTACAGCACCCCCGCCAGGGCCACGGACTCGCGACAACTTCACCAAGGCGCCGTCGTGGGACGCGGGAGCGCCACCGCCGCGCGAGGACGCCGGCACGCAGGCTGGCGCCCAGGCCTGCGTCTCGGTGGCGGTGAGCCCCATGTCTCCGCAGGACGGCGCGGGCGGCCCGGCCTTCAGCTTCCAGGCGGCGCCCCGCGCCCCCAGCCCCGCGCCCAGGCCGCCATCGCGCCGGGACGCAGGCCTGCAGGTGTCTCTGGGTGCCGCCGAGACGCGCTCGGTGGCCACCGGACCCATGACTCCGCAGACCGCAGCGCCGCCGGTCTTCCCCGAGGTGCGGGTGCGGCCCGGCTCGGTGTTGGCGGCTGCCATAGCGCCCCAGGAAGCGGCCGAGCCGGTACGCGACGTGAGCTGGGACGAGAAGGGCATGACATGGGAAGTGTACGGCGCCTCCATGGAAGTGGAGGTGCTGGGCATGGCCATCCAGAAGCATTTGGAGCGCCAGATAGAGGAGCACGGCCGCCAAGGGGCGCCGGCGCCGCCGCCCGCCGCCATTCGCGCGGGCCCAGGCCGTGCAGGCTCCGTGCGCACTGCGCCTGCCGAGGGCGCCGCCAAGCGCCCGCCCGGCCTCTTCCGCGCGCTGCTTCAGAGTGTGCGCCGGCCGCGGTGCTGCTCGCGGGCTGGACCCACTGCGGAGTGA